The Halorientalis sp. IM1011 genome window below encodes:
- a CDS encoding thiolase family protein: MRDALIVDAVRTPFGKQNGSFRDTHPQDLAAEPLTALADRNDFDGAETVEDVIYGCVTPVDEQGLNIARLAPMVAGWGDQVPGVQLNRMCGSGQQAVNFAATNVMAGQHDALVAGGVEHMSRVPMGSDGNSVTETYFEHFDEVTTQGEGAERIAEEYDFSRQELDELAADSQTRWGEAWEAGRYDDQITPVETELDGETVTVEQDEHPRPETDVETLSGLPLSFRQEGNGVHHAGNSSGIVDGSAGLLVASEDAVEEHGWDPMARIVATEVVGVDPITMLKGPIPATEQVLEKADMDIEDIDLFEVNEAFAAVVAAWLEETGASWEDTNVNGGAIAHGHPLGATGGALLTKLAHELQRTGQDYALSTMCIGFGQGVATIIERV; the protein is encoded by the coding sequence ATGAGAGACGCACTCATCGTCGACGCGGTGCGGACGCCCTTCGGTAAGCAGAACGGCTCGTTCCGGGACACACACCCGCAGGACCTGGCGGCGGAACCGCTGACGGCGCTGGCCGACCGTAACGACTTCGACGGGGCGGAGACGGTCGAAGACGTGATCTACGGCTGTGTCACGCCGGTCGACGAGCAGGGGCTCAACATCGCCCGCCTCGCGCCGATGGTGGCCGGATGGGGCGATCAGGTACCCGGCGTCCAGTTGAACCGGATGTGCGGGTCGGGCCAGCAGGCGGTCAACTTCGCCGCGACGAACGTCATGGCCGGCCAGCACGACGCCCTCGTCGCCGGCGGCGTCGAACACATGTCCCGGGTCCCGATGGGGTCGGACGGCAACAGCGTCACCGAGACCTACTTCGAGCACTTCGACGAGGTGACCACGCAGGGTGAGGGCGCAGAGCGGATCGCCGAGGAGTACGATTTCAGCCGGCAGGAACTCGACGAACTCGCCGCCGACTCCCAGACACGGTGGGGCGAGGCCTGGGAGGCCGGCCGCTACGACGACCAGATCACGCCCGTCGAGACGGAACTCGACGGCGAGACCGTCACCGTCGAGCAGGACGAACACCCTCGCCCCGAGACCGACGTGGAGACCCTCTCCGGACTCCCCCTCTCCTTCCGGCAGGAGGGTAACGGCGTCCACCACGCCGGCAACTCCTCGGGTATCGTCGACGGGTCGGCGGGCCTGCTCGTCGCCAGCGAGGACGCCGTCGAGGAACACGGCTGGGACCCGATGGCACGCATCGTCGCCACGGAAGTCGTCGGCGTCGACCCGATCACGATGCTGAAGGGGCCGATCCCGGCGACCGAGCAGGTGCTAGAGAAAGCCGACATGGACATCGAGGACATCGACCTCTTCGAGGTCAACGAGGCGTTCGCCGCCGTCGTCGCGGCGTGGCTCGAAGAGACCGGGGCCTCGTGGGAGGACACGAACGTCAACGGCGGGGCCATCGCCCACGGCCACCCGCTGGGCGCGACCGGCGGCGCGCTGCTGACGAAGCTCGCCCACGAACTCCAGCGGACCGGGCAGGACTACGCACTCTCGACCATGTGCATCGGCTTCGGACAGGGCGTCGCGACCATAATCGAGCGGGTCTGA
- a CDS encoding LEA type 2 family protein has protein sequence MVSREVALKAGAVVAVVLVLGVVTVSALAVTGAFAAPTVESTSYEWGAVTDETTEIRTSVTVDNPNPVGVPGVVNVAYTARLNDVTLARGERSGVGFGTGTNTITLTAAMENSKIADWWVTHVNGDERSELTVDATVTAPGFSREIPARSSAVETDILGGFTTAEPRQVQFQGDPFLNLRNQRASWGEATAETTPLSFAADVENVHDYPVTLSGVEYVVEMNGVELGTGHREAGLNVAPGESGSIDVTVGLDTPKMADWWREHVTDDEVSDLSVRMYGYVVRDGERQRVPMRVFDRTLRLETDMLGGGGTSVSPVETPENESDYESPTVTETDQRWGAVTDDTTAIVTDATLDTPDDPGLAALLSLDVRQSTTINGITVAEGSTAVDSVEPGSDTLSLTSLKDNGAVPEWWARHLNDGERSRVVTTPTATADVGATKFDADLGTRESVFETDLLAGMNGDRNEEVQVQGRTAMVVTGVDSAWGRATPETAPIQTRTSVRNELATPVTVESIHYSVATNGVTLADRSVQVGEVIDPRSSDTVEARMVLDNSKMDRWWVRHVRNGERSTFDVDVEATVSVLGQRDRVALDSLGAESAIETDVLNGSEG, from the coding sequence ATGGTGTCACGTGAAGTCGCGCTGAAGGCCGGCGCTGTCGTCGCGGTCGTGCTCGTTCTCGGAGTCGTGACGGTCAGCGCGCTGGCCGTGACCGGTGCGTTCGCCGCGCCGACGGTCGAATCGACCAGCTACGAGTGGGGGGCCGTCACCGACGAGACCACCGAAATCCGGACGAGCGTCACGGTGGACAACCCCAACCCCGTCGGGGTGCCGGGCGTCGTGAACGTCGCGTACACGGCCCGGCTGAACGACGTGACGCTGGCCCGCGGGGAGCGCTCCGGCGTCGGGTTCGGCACCGGAACGAACACGATCACCCTCACCGCGGCGATGGAGAACTCGAAGATCGCCGACTGGTGGGTGACCCACGTCAACGGGGACGAGCGGTCGGAACTCACCGTCGACGCGACCGTGACCGCCCCCGGGTTCTCCCGTGAGATTCCCGCCCGCTCCTCGGCCGTCGAGACCGACATCCTCGGCGGGTTCACGACAGCGGAACCACGACAGGTCCAGTTCCAGGGTGACCCCTTCCTGAACCTCCGGAACCAGCGAGCCAGCTGGGGTGAGGCGACCGCGGAGACGACGCCCCTCTCCTTTGCCGCCGACGTGGAGAACGTCCACGACTACCCCGTCACGCTTTCCGGCGTCGAGTACGTCGTCGAGATGAACGGCGTCGAACTCGGGACCGGCCACCGGGAAGCTGGGCTGAACGTCGCGCCCGGCGAATCGGGCTCCATCGACGTGACCGTCGGGCTCGACACGCCGAAGATGGCCGACTGGTGGCGCGAGCACGTCACCGACGACGAGGTGAGCGACCTCTCGGTCCGGATGTACGGCTACGTCGTCCGGGACGGCGAGCGCCAGCGCGTCCCCATGCGCGTGTTCGACCGGACGCTGCGACTGGAGACCGACATGCTCGGCGGCGGGGGAACGAGCGTCTCGCCGGTCGAAACCCCCGAGAACGAGAGCGACTACGAGTCCCCGACGGTCACCGAGACCGACCAGCGGTGGGGCGCCGTCACCGACGACACGACGGCGATCGTGACCGACGCGACTCTCGACACGCCCGACGATCCGGGACTGGCCGCCCTCCTCTCGCTGGACGTGCGCCAGTCGACGACGATCAACGGCATCACGGTCGCCGAGGGCTCGACCGCCGTAGACAGCGTCGAACCCGGCTCCGACACGCTCTCGCTGACCAGCCTGAAGGACAACGGCGCGGTGCCGGAGTGGTGGGCCCGGCACCTCAACGACGGCGAGCGCTCCCGGGTGGTGACGACCCCGACCGCGACCGCCGACGTGGGTGCGACCAAGTTCGACGCCGACCTCGGGACCCGTGAGAGCGTCTTCGAGACCGACCTGCTCGCCGGCATGAACGGTGACCGGAACGAGGAGGTCCAGGTGCAGGGCCGGACCGCGATGGTCGTCACGGGCGTCGACTCGGCGTGGGGGCGAGCGACCCCGGAGACGGCCCCCATCCAGACACGCACGTCGGTCCGGAACGAACTCGCCACGCCCGTGACCGTCGAGTCGATCCACTACTCCGTGGCGACCAACGGCGTGACGCTGGCCGACCGGAGTGTGCAGGTCGGCGAGGTGATCGACCCCCGGTCGAGCGACACCGTCGAGGCCCGGATGGTACTCGACAACTCGAAGATGGATCGCTGGTGGGTGCGCCACGTCCGCAACGGCGAGCGGTCGACCTTCGACGTGGACGTGGAGGCCACCGTCTCCGTCCTCGGCCAGCGCGACCGCGTCGCGCTCGACTCGCTGGGTGCGGAGTCTGCCATCGAGACCGACGTGTTGAACGGCAGCGAGGGGTGA
- a CDS encoding ZIP family metal transporter: protein MTAVVEVFRGVVGTNPVVMGLVGGLVIAGLNLFGASLVFLWRDPSERGLDGALGFAAGVMLAAAFTSLIVPGIEEYAGGDPIPVLVGLALGVLFLDQADRLVPHAHYLLTGERRTDAADPGESVPGLDDDRLAPVVLFILAITLHNMPEGLAVGVGFGAVAQATDPAAAEAALGQAISLMLAIGIQNVPEGLAVSVAAINAGLDRRFYAVVAGLRSGIVELPLVLLGVLAVTLVEPLLPYAMGFAAGAMLFVISDEIVPETHVRGNERVATLGTMLGVIVMLYLDVSLG from the coding sequence ATGACGGCAGTCGTGGAGGTGTTCCGGGGCGTCGTCGGGACGAATCCGGTCGTGATGGGGCTCGTCGGCGGGCTCGTCATAGCCGGCCTGAACCTCTTCGGGGCGTCGCTCGTGTTTCTCTGGCGGGACCCCAGCGAGCGAGGCCTCGACGGCGCGCTCGGCTTCGCCGCGGGCGTGATGCTCGCGGCCGCGTTCACGAGCCTCATCGTCCCCGGCATCGAGGAGTACGCCGGCGGCGACCCCATCCCGGTCCTCGTCGGTCTCGCGCTCGGCGTGCTCTTTCTCGACCAGGCCGACCGGCTGGTTCCCCACGCTCACTATCTGCTGACCGGCGAGCGCCGGACCGACGCCGCCGATCCCGGGGAGTCCGTCCCCGGCCTCGACGACGACCGCCTCGCGCCGGTCGTCCTCTTCATCCTCGCCATCACGCTGCACAACATGCCCGAGGGACTGGCCGTCGGGGTCGGATTCGGGGCGGTCGCACAGGCCACCGACCCCGCGGCGGCGGAGGCGGCACTGGGCCAGGCCATTTCGCTCATGCTCGCCATCGGCATCCAGAACGTGCCCGAGGGGCTGGCGGTGTCGGTCGCGGCGATCAACGCCGGCCTCGACCGGCGCTTCTACGCCGTCGTCGCCGGCCTCCGCTCGGGCATCGTCGAACTCCCCCTGGTCCTGCTGGGCGTCCTCGCTGTGACGCTCGTCGAACCCCTGCTCCCCTACGCGATGGGCTTTGCCGCCGGTGCGATGCTGTTCGTCATCTCCGACGAGATCGTCCCCGAGACCCACGTCCGGGGCAACGAGCGGGTCGCCACCCTCGGGACGATGCTCGGCGTCATCGTCATGCTCTATCTGGACGTGTCACTGGGGTGA